A region of the Oncorhynchus nerka isolate Pitt River unplaced genomic scaffold, Oner_Uvic_2.0 unplaced_scaffold_1400, whole genome shotgun sequence genome:
ATGCATAATATAGTGTATTAATAGAGACTTTGTTATGCATAATATAGTGTATTAATAGAGGCTTTGTTATGCATAATATAGTTTATTAATAGAGACTTTGTTATGCATAATATAGTTTATTAATAGAGGCTTTGTTATGCATAATATAGTTTATTAATAGAGACTTTGTTATGCATAATATAGTGTATTAATAGAGGCTTTGTTATGCATAATATAGTTTATTAATAGAGATTGCTTTGTTCTTACCATCAAGATATAGTTTATTAATATGAGGCTTTGTTATGAATAATATAATGACACAAGGCTTAGAGGCTTTGCAAACAGTCAACATTGAACACAGGTCGAGGTTTGAAGACACAGTCAACACTAGTGAACACCATCAAGTAACTGTACGAAGACGCAGTCAACACCAGGTCAAGGTAAATGCAATCCACCAGGTCGATAACTTACGAAGACACAGTCAAGACTAGTGAACACCAGGTCAAGGAAGGAAGTAAGGTCAAACTTACGAAGACGCATTCAACAAGGTCAAGGTAACTGCAGAGGACAAAGCAAACAGTCAACACTAGTGAACACCAGGTCGAGGCAACTGTACGAAGACACAGTCAACACCAGGTCGAGGCAACTGTACGAAGACGCAGTCAACACCAGGTCGAGGCAACTGTACGAAGACGCAGTCAACACCAGGTCGAGGCAACTGTACGAAGACGCAGTCAACACCAGGTCGAGGCAACTGTACGAAGACGCAGTCAACACCAGGTCGAGGCAACTGTACGAAGACGCAGTCAACACCAGGTCGAGGCAACTGTACGAAGACGCAGTCAACACCAGGTCGAGGCAACTGTACGAAGACGCAGTCAACACCAGGTCGAGGCAACTGTACGAAGACGCAGTCAACACCAGGTCGAGGCAACTGTACGAAGACGCAGTCAACACCAGGTCAGGCAACTGTCGAGGTCAACACCAACTGTACGAAGACGCAGTCAACACCAGGTCGAGGCAACTGTACGAAGACGCAGTCAACACCAGGTCAGGTCGAGGCAACTGTACGAAGACGCAGTCAACACCAGGTCGAGGCAACTGTCAAGTCACACCAGGTCGAGGCAACTGTACGAAGACGCAGTCAACACCAGGTCGAGGCAACTGTACGAAGACGCAGTCAACACCAGGTCGAGGCAACTGTACGAAGACGCAGTCAACACCAGGTCGAGGCAACTGTACGAAGAAGTCAACACCAGGTCGAGGCAACTGTACGAAGACGCAACACCAGGTCGAGGCAACTGTACGAAGACGCAGTCAACACCAGGTCGAGGCAACTGTACGAAGACGCAGTCAACACCAGGTCGAGGCAACTGTACGAAGACGCAGTCAACACCAGGTCGAGGCAACTGTACGAAGACGCAGTCAACACCAGGTCGAGGCAACTACGAAGACGCAGTCAACACCAGGTCGAGGCAACTGACGAAGACGCAGTCAACACCAGGTCGAGGCAACTGTACGAAGACGCAGTCAACACCAGGTCGAGGCAACTGTACGAAGACGCAGTCAACACCAGGTCGAGGCAACTGTACGAAGACGCAGTCAACACCAGGTCGAGGCAACTGTACGAAGACGCAGTCAACACCAGGTCGAGGCAACTGTACGAAGACGCAGTCAACACCAGGTCGAGGCAACTGTACGAAGACGCAGTCAACACCAGGTCGAGGCAACTACGAAGACGCAGTCAACACCAGGTCGAGGCAACTGACGAAGACAGTCAACACCAGGTCGAGGCAACTGTACGAAGACGCAGTCAACACCAGGTCGAGGCAACTACGAAGACGCAGTCAACACCAGGTCGAGGCAACTGACGAAGCAGTCAACACCAGGTCGAGGCAACTGTCGAGGCAACTGAAGACGCAGTCAACACCAGGTCGAGGCAACTGTACGAAGACGCAGTCAACACCAGGTCGAGGCAACTGACGCAGTCAACACCAGGTCGAGGCAACTGTACGAAGACGCAGTCAACACCAGGTCGAGGCAACTGTACGAAGACGCAGTACGAAGACGCAGTCCAACACCAGGTCGAGGCAACTGTACGAAGACGCAGTCAACACCAGGTCGAGGCAACTGTACGAAGACGCAGTCAACACCAGGTCGAGGCAACTGTCGAAGACGCAGTCAACACCAGGTCGAGGCAACTGTACGAAGACGCAGTCAACACCAGGTCGAGGCAACTGTACGAAGACGCAGTCAACACCAGGTCGAGGCAACTGTACGAAGACGCAGTCAACACCAGGTCGAGGCAACTGTACGAAGACGCAGTCAACACCAGGTCGAGGCAACTGTACGAAGACGCAGTCAAACACCAGGTCGAGGCAACTGTACGAAGACGCAGTCAACACCAGGTCGAGGTCGTCAACACCAGGTCGAGGCAACTGTACGAAGACGCAGTCAACACCAGGTCGAGGTAACTGTACGAAGACGCAGTCAACACCAGGTCGAGGTAACTGTACGAAGACGCAGTCAACACCAGGTCGAGGTAACTGTACGAAGACGCAGTCAACACCAGGTCGAGGTAACTGTACGAAGACAGTCAACACCAGGTCGAGGTAACTGTACGAAGACACATTCAACACTAGTGACCACCAGGTCAAGGTAACTGTACGAAGACACAGTCAACACCAGGTCAAGGTAACTGTACGAAGACACAGTCAACACCAGGTCAAAGTAACTGTACGAAGACACAGTCAACACCAGGTCAAGGTAACTGTACAAAGACACAGTCAACACCAGGTCAAGGTAACTGTACAAAGACGCTGCTTTGCGGTTCGTGGTTGTCTCATCCTGGAACCCTCTGTGGTTTCATGTGGCTGTAGATCAGTTCCCTGGACAGGTTCTGTTTATAGGAGTGTAGTGGAATGGTAATGTATGGTAGTGTAGTGGAATGGTAATGTATggcagtgtagtgtaatgtagagtagtggtagtgtagtgtagtgtagagtagtgtaatgGTAATGTATGGCAGTGTAGTGTAATGGTAATGTATGGCAGTGTAATGTAGAGTAgtggcagtgtagtgtagtgtagagtagtggcaGTGTAATGGTAATGTATGGCAGTGTAGTGTAATGGTAATGTATGGCAGTGTAGTGGAATGTAGAGTAGTGGCAGTGTAATGGTAATGTATGGCAGTGTAGTGGAATGGTAATGTATGGCAGTGTAGTGGAATGGTAATGTATGGCAGTGTAGTGTAATGGTAATGTATGGCAGTGTAGTGTAATGGTAATGTATggcagtgtagtgtaatgtagagtAGTggcagtgtagtgtaatgtagagtAGTggcagtgtagtgtaatgtatagtagtggcagTGTAGTGTAATGGTAATGTATGGCAGTGTAGTGGAATGGTAATGTATGGCAGTGTAGTGGAATGGTAATGTATGGCAGTGTAGTGGAATGTAGAGTAGTGGCAGTGTAGTGTAATGGTAATGTATggcagtgtagtgtaatgtagagtAGTGGCAGTGTAGTGTAATGGTAATGTATGGCAGTGTAGTGTAATGGTAATGTATGGCAGTGTAGTGGAATGGTAATGGCAGTGTAGTGTAATGGTAATGTATGGCAGTGTAGTGTAATGGTAATGTATGGCAGTGTAGTGTAATGGTAATGTATggcagtgtagtgtaatgtagagtAGTGGCAGTGTAGTGTAATGGTAATGTATGGCAGTGTAGTGGAATGGTAATGTATGGCAGTGTAGTGTAATGGTAATGTATGGCAGTGTAGTGTAATGGTAATGTATGGCAGTGTAGTGTAATGGTAATGTATGGCAGTGTAGTGTAATGGTAATGTATGGCAGTGTAGTGTAATGGTAATGTAGTGCAGCGGTAATGTGCGTTTATTGATGTTTCCTTTATACCAAGTAAAGCCACCTTCCTTGAGTTTTCTAAATAGTATTTCATTAATCATATGAGATTGTCTGCCTACCGTTGAGTACACTTGGCGTCCATTTGCACTTTGGCACGCCTGAGCGGTGTCAACACAGTCACAAGAGCTGGGGACAGGGGAGCCCCAGTCAGAGGGTCCGTTGATCAGTCCACAGCACTTTGCCTGAAAAACAAAGGAGTTAGACCTCCGTCTCACCGACacaggggttgtgttcagtaaaGGCACACTGTCATTTTCCCGTTGAAAAATATTTCACTACAATCTGTTTAGGTAGCAACCCatctaacattttttttttaagttattCAGTTAGGCGACAAAAATAATCCAATAACATTCGTAGCCGATTAGAACAATTAATCTGGACCCAACTAATTAAGTTAAACCAATAATTATTCATACATTCATGACAGGACCATCGATtactgcgtcccaaattgcaccccatTCCCTTTGGAAACAAAGTAGGTCCCTACGGGTCCTgctcaaaagtagttcactacaggGAATTGATACCATTTGTGGCACATCCTATGTCCAGGTGATTCATCTTGGGACCTGTGTAACCACCActttgggggcggcaggtagcctggtggatagagcattgggccagcaactgaaaggttgctagattgaatccccgagctgacaaggtaagacaaaaatctgtaattctgctcctgaacaaggcagttaaccctctgttcctaggccgtcactgtaaataagaatttgttcttaactgtgtTATCATGGGTAATGCCATTGAGGAGTTTTGAattgtaggggggggggggggtaaacttcattggctgatccctcctgatggccctgttggagtcatgtccaaCTTGGTCATCAGGAGAGATCAAAGAACTCATTTAACTTGTGATGAAGTGTACTACTTCAAAACAGCGAGTACCTCAACGGCGTTGCCCGTCACAAACACCATAATTAGACATGTAAAAAGAGAATCTATCATTCTCTGTGGTACCTCCACTTCCAGTTTCTGCAAGTCCGTTTGAACTTCAGGCTTCTGGTCCTTCAGAGGTAGCAGCTTCGCCAGACTCTCCTTCACCCACACCTGAGACTGGAAGAGGCCATTTACAGTCAGAACAGTAGGAGAgtcacacaaagacaggaaacaggtgTGGCACAGTAAGAgtcacacaaagacaggaaacaggtgTGGAACAGTAGGAGAgtcacacaaagacaggaaacaggtgTGGCACAGTAAGAgtcacacaaagacaggaaacaggtgTGGAACAGTAGGAGAgtcacacaaagacaggaaacaggtgTGGAACAGTAGGAGAgtcacacaaagacaggaaacaggtgTGGAACAGTAGGAGAgtcacacaaagacaggaaacaggtgTGGAACAGTAGGAGAgtcacacaaagacaggaaacaggtgTGGAACAGTAGGAGAgtcacacaaagacaggaaacaggtgTGGAACAGTAGGAGAgtcacacaaagacaggaaacaggtgTGGAAAGCATGTTTTATTACCACATTCAACAAGTGTCAAGGTCCCAACAGGTTAAGAGTTTCGGGCCAGGAACAGAGAGGTCGAAGGTTATAATCCGAGCCGAATAAGGGACAAACTGTCGCTGTTCCTTTGCCCAAGGCACCCTAGCTGcacctgtaagtcgctctgtatAAGAGCTTCTCCTAAATGAATAAAATGTACAAATCGGATCGCACCAAGTGGGTCATCACGTCCTCCTTACCTTCCCCTCACTAACAGTGGGTGTGTGAGACATCCCTCTGAGCACAGAATTCAATTCAACTTCTATTCCACGTTAGTTCATTGAAATGTGGAACCGCTGATTGAACCAGTTCCCTCCTTACCTTCTTCTCTCCGACAGCTCCCAGGATTCCGGCGATCAACAGGAGGATGAAGATGAGGAGCAGCCCGATGAAGAACTGAAACAAACCAATAACCGCGCGCACATGATATTTGTCCCATTAAGGCAAGGGGACAGATATCTTGATTTAACATATCTAACATTTTAATCTGATTTGAGTTTGTCCAAAACTGAAATGATACTCTGATCCTTCAGATAAGGATTTGGTAATCCAATACCACCTTTTAAAAATCAGGATTCAAATTTAGTGTTTTTGATACCGAAAAAGAAATATTTACCCaatttgtgttacagcctgaactcTAAATGGATTAAACATATTCCCCCCCCCACCTCACCCATTTATGCACAATACTGCaaaatggcaaaaaaaaaaaaaaaaaaaaaaaagtttgacatttgcacatttattgaaatctCATTTATAAAAGTATCCACCCAACCCCccttgaatactttctgaaggcacaataAAGGGATTTGCTCCATTTTAAATTGGACTTATTTTCATTAAATGTAGTTCCCTCATCTCTGTGTCCCTGTAATAGTGAAGTAGTACCCCAATGTCAATTAGATGGTGAGGTGTGGGCCAATTCAAAGCACTGAAAATCTGGATTCTGTGATCTTGATATGTTGCCATCTGGATCAGATTGATCCAATTATTTTCTGGAGTGGAAAAGAAATGGCTGAAAAACAGCCAGATTGTTTTTGTTATCCAGGATCAGATTACAGACTCTGGATCATTCTGATCTTTAAAGTTGTGAAAAAAATTGGCCATATAAGTCTTTTCCAAAGGGTGACCTGGGAAACCAGCTCACACTTGGCATCTCTTTTGCAAGAGTGACATCTCTGACATGTatgaaaaggttaaataaatgatTGTGTGTCGGTACTTCTTCCACATTGTTCCATCTACATACAAACaggccataatgacaaagccaaaacaggttttgcattttttttgcaaatttatttttaaaaaacggaaatcttatttacataagtattcagaccctttgttatgagactcgaaattgatctcaggtgtaTCTTActtacattgatcatccttgatatgtttctacaacttgaaaggagtccacctgtggtcaacttaattggacatgatttggaaaggaacacatcTGTCTATACAAAGTCCCA
Encoded here:
- the LOC135568769 gene encoding tetraspanin-8-like, producing the protein MAVNKCIKYLLFLFNLLFWISGCIILGVSIYLKVSKNGNVIMDEAVPFVDLLIAVGVIIMVLGFLGCCGAIKENRCMLILFFIGLLLIFILLLIAGILGAVGEKKSQVWVKESLAKLLPLKDQKPEVQTDLQKLEVEAKCCGLINGPSDWGSPVPSSCDCVDTAQACQSANGRQVYSTVGRQSHMINEILFRKLKEGGFTWYKGNINKRTLPLHYITITLHCHTLPLHYTAIHYHYTTLPYITITLHCHTLPLHYTAIHYHSTTLPYITITLHCHYSTLHYTAIHYHYTTLPYITITLHCHTLPLHYTRTRFVFQLFGMAFAMTLYCQIGKRDANTA